A window from Drosophila nasuta strain 15112-1781.00 chromosome 3, ASM2355853v1, whole genome shotgun sequence encodes these proteins:
- the LOC132791626 gene encoding LOW QUALITY PROTEIN: tRNA-splicing endonuclease subunit Sen34 (The sequence of the model RefSeq protein was modified relative to this genomic sequence to represent the inferred CDS: deleted 1 base in 1 codon) — protein sequence MKIHLTLLNGTGYVFDANDYMELRTKHRIMGALVGTANSKGWSCSEAALPVELSKCETQLLIEEGIADLVSKTAALTAPPTDEMVQAYKAQFEASLMAQADALKAEKLRETERHVEKILQGKRNKLLKQGKPKEAAALTANDVLQEIANSVVFERQNALVELPSLHMTNHSARLCTDPVYDTSSLKYRVFHDLWLRGKFVSTGEAFGADFLVYPGDPLLYHASHIVIIQDAPTIRPMELICKVRLSVIVNKSCVFAYEEVESSKIAYQTINWCNPSK from the exons atgaagatccacttaactttattaaatGGCACTGGTTATGTTTTCGATGCGAATG ATTACATGGAGCTACGCACAAAGCACCGAATAATGGGTGCTCTTGTGGGCACTGCTAACAGCAAGGGCTGGAGCTGTAGTGAGGCCG CACTCCCAGTGGAATTGAGTAAATGTGAGACGCAGTTGCTCATTGAAGAAGGAATTGCAGATTTAGTTAGCAAAACAGCAGCTTTAACTGCTCCACCAACTGACGAAATGGTGCAAGCGTACAAGGCACAATTTGAGGCAAGTTTAATGGCGCAAGCGGATGCTTTAAAGGCGGAAAAGCTGCGGGAAACCGAACGTCACGTGGAA AAAATCCTTCAAGGCAAACGCAACAAGTTATTGAAGCAGGGCAAACCAAAAGAGG ctgctgctctAACTGCCAACGATGTACTTCAGGAAATTGCTAATAGTGTTGTTTTTGAACGACAAAATGCGCTTGTGGAGTTGCCCTCTTTACATATGACAAATCACT CTGCCCGACTATGTACTGATCCCGTTTACGACACTTCTTCTCTGAAATATCGCGTCTTTCACGACTTGTGGTTACGCGGAAAGTTTGTATCCACGGGTGAAGCTTTTGGAGCCGACTTCTTAGTTTATCCAGGCGATCCTTTACTTTATCATGCATCGCATATTGTTATTATACAAGATGCACCCACTATACGTCCAATGGAACTGATTTGCAAGGTGCGTCTGTCAGTGATCGTAAATAAAAGCTGTGTGTTTGCTTATGAGGAGGTCGAAAGCAGCAAGATCGCTTATCAAACGATTAATTGGTGCAATCCCAGCAAATAA
- the LOC132791622 gene encoding alpha-1,3-mannosyl-glycoprotein 4-beta-N-acetylglucosaminyltransferase B — MFKIRQRNCMLIATVLILAPCIVILMVLGPELSTEQSLTQRLAECHMRLQYLESMYRARQEDVSLLSQYLGQLQFTNGSGNVSNVSPPPQSVANFLDALSPEARQLLRNASHVTKTTGTTTTRGYVPVHNIRLPNAYHFLPHLLDDAGSLRPAYLRSKGRCDVSIVLGIPTVHREKQSYLLGTLHNLIENMNDEEQNETLIIVYIGETDIEAVQMIAKQIESNFESQVESGLIDIIAPAPSYYPNFERLRITLNDPLERVKWRSKQNLDFAYLMAYAHAKGTFYVQLEDDILTKRQFITTMKKFALIKSALTKPDQPEWFVLDFCQLGFIGKMFKSAELPYLITYFQMFYNDKPVDWLLTYFIESKVCRTDKDQKHCNQEKAKYWQHFRKSLFQHIGTSSSLKGKVQKLKDKQFGSKVPTFYAHTHNPPALVKSNIAPYKNFLLKRAYRGESYFWGLLPQPGDLVQFIFEQPTLLRRYLFRSGNSEHPSDRFYNTTVELLPADSLSENSSVWSTYNTTTDGYLVVGSFDSLGVAEGSLDPKIGAIKELRLHVHSDSENWALLSEIELQELGNNASNSETNAAKPRFVAGS, encoded by the coding sequence ATGTTCAAAATACGTCAGAGGAATTGCATGCTAATTGCCACGGTGCTCATACTCGCGCCCTGCATTGTGATATTGATGGTCTTGGGTCCAGAACTATCCACCGAACAATCGCTGACACAACGCCTGGCCGAGTGTCACATGCGATTGCAGTACCTCGAGTCGATGTATCGCGCCCGCCAGGAGGATGTTTCACTGCTTTCTCAGTACTTGGGTCAGCTGCAGTTCACCAATGGCAGCGGCAATGTGTCGAACGTGAGTCCACCACCGCAATCGGTGGCCAACTTTTTGGATGCATTGAGTCCAGAAGCACGTCAACTGCTGCGCAATGCATCGCATGTGACAAAAACTACCGGCACAACGACCACACGTGGCTATGTGCCTGTCCACAACATCCGGCTACCTAACGCCTATCATTTTCTGCCTCATCTGCTCGACGATGCGGGCTCACTGCGACCCGCGTATTTGAGAAGCAAAGGACGCTGCGATGTGAGCATTGTACTTGGGATTCCAACAGTGCATCGCGAGAAGCAAAGCTATCTGTTGGGCACACTACACAATCTCATCGAGAACATGAACGATGAGGAGCAGAACGAGACACTCATCATTGTGTACATTGGAGAAACGGATATCGAAGCGGTGCAAATGATTGCCAAACAAATCGAGTCAAACTTCGAGTCGCAAGTCGAGAGTGGACTCATCGATATCATTGCACCGGCACCAAGTTACTATCCCAACTTTGAGCGACTGCGCATTACATTAAACGATCCCTTGGAGCGTGTGAAATGGCGCAGCAAACAGAATCTGGATTTTGCCTATCTGATGGCTTATGCGCATGCTAAGGGCACTTTTTATGTGCAGCTGGAGGATGATATTTTGACCAAGCGACAGTTTATCACCACAATGAAAAAGTTTGCGCTCATCAAGAGTGCTTTAACAAAGCCGGATCAACCGGAATGGTTTGTGCTCGACTTTTGTCAGCTCGGCTTCATTGGCAAGATGTTCAAGAGTGCCGAGTTGCCCTACTTAATCACCTACTTTCAAATGTTCTACAACGATAAGCCAGTCGATTGGTTGCTCACGTACTTCATAGAGTCGAAAGTGTGTCGCACGGATAAGGATCAAAAGCATTGCAATCAGGAGAAGGCCAAGTATTGGCAGCACTTTCGTAAATCGCTATTTCAACACATTGGCACAAGCTCCTCGCTAAAGGGCAAAGTACAAAAGCTAAAAGACAAACAATTTGGCAGCAAGGTGCCCACATTTTATGCCCACACGCACAATCCGCCAGCTTTGGTCAAGTCAAACATTGCGCcatataaaaactttttgcttAAACGTGCATATCGTGGAGAATCGTATTTCTGGGGTCTGCTGCCGCAGCCTGGTGACTTAGTGCAGTTCATCTTTGAGCAGCCAACGCTGTTGCGTCGCTATCTGTTTCGCAGCGGTAATTCGGAGCATCCGTCGGATCGTTTCTACAACACCACCGTGGAGCTGCTGCCCGCCGACAGTCTGAGCGAAAACTCATCCGTTTGGAGTACTTACAACACGACAACGGATGGTTATTTGGTTGTTGGCTCTTTCGATAGCCTCGGCGTGGCCGAAGGATCGCTAGATCCCAAGATTGGTGCCATCAAGGAGTTGCGTCTGCATGTGCACAGCGACAGCGAGAATTGGGCGCTGCTCAGTGAGATTGAGTTGCAAGAGTTGGGCAACAATGCGAGCAACTCAGAGACGAATGCAGCAAAGCCGCGTTTTGTGGCAGGGAGCTGA
- the LOC132792131 gene encoding N-acylneuraminate cytidylyltransferase A, whose translation MVIHTKFLNVNITMKKSLILYILYVLILVETKPSCNDNDLHALILARGGSKGIKDKNMVEIDGLSLLSRTILTIRNSSCFQHIWVSTDDKKIAMEAEKYGARVHIRPPHYARDESSSIEAVMEFLEVHSKVQNFSLFQCTSVFLRENYIQEAVEKFQTHDCVFAVKRIHYLRWKMVDDKILPVGFNAEARPRRQDWSGDLVEAGMFYFSKRKLAMKGIFQNEKCSVVEIAPEDGLEIDSYRDLTVARSIIKDEL comes from the exons ATGGTTATCCATACTAAGTTCCTAAACGTGAATATCACAATGAAAAAGTCGCTGATACTTTACATACTTTATGTTCTTATTCTTGTTGAAACAAAGCCCTCTTG TAACGACAATGATTTACATGCTCTGATACTCGCTCGTGGAGGAAGCAAGGGAATTAAGGACAAGAATATGGTTGAAATTGATGGATTATCTCTATTATCGCGTACTATACTGACTATCAGAAATTCTAGTTGCTTTCAACACATTTGGGTTTCTACGGATGACAAGAAAATTGCAATGGAAGCTGAAAAAT ATGGTGCTCGAGTACATATTCGACCTCCGCATTATGCAAGAGATGAGTCGTCATCCATTGAAGCTGTTATGGAGTTCCTGGAAGTTCATAGCAAAgttcaaaatttttcattgtttCAATGCACTTCGGTTTTCCTAAGAGAAAACTATATTCAAGAAGCGGTCGAAAAATTTCAGACACATGATTGCGTTTTTGCTGTAAAAAG AATTCATTACTTACGTTGGAAAATGGTTGATGATAAAATCCTGCCTGTAGGCTTTAATGCGGAAGCGCGTCCTAGAAGGCAAGATTGGTCAGGAGATTTGGTTGAAGCGggaatgttttatttttcaaaaagaaaactcgCAATGAAAggaatttttcaaaatgaaaa GTGTTCTGTTGTTGAAATTGCACCGGAGGATGGTCTAGAAATTGATTCCTATCGAGATCTCACGGTAGCTCGCAGTATTATAAAGGATGAGTTATAG
- the LOC132792132 gene encoding flightin, translating to MADEEDPWGFDDGGDASDAKTSSQPGTADVALSKAESVKSEPRSEAALADAAPEAEVENIVEPEIEVKAPPPPPEDDGYRKPVQLYRHWVRPKFLQYKYMYNYRTNYYDDVIDYLDKKQVGVAREIPRPQTWAERVLRTRDINAGDLDSFVPTKRDKHLIQTLAASIRTYNYHTKAYINQRYANVL from the exons ATGGCGGATGAAGAAGATCCTTGGGGTTTCGATGATGGCGGTGATGCTAGTGATGCAAAGACTTCTTCACAACCCGGTACTGCTGATGTAGCACTCTCAAAAGCTGAGAGCGTAAAGTCTGAGCCAAGATCCGAGGCTGCTCTGGCTGATGCTGCACCAGAGGCAGAAGTGGAAAATATAGTCGAGCCTGAAATTGAAGTCAAGgcacctccacctccacctgAAGACGATGGTTACAGGAAACCAGTTCAGCTATACCGTCATTGGGTCCG GCCAAAGTTTCTGCAGTACAAATACATGTACAACTACAGAACCAATTACTATGACGATGTCATTGATTATTTGGACAAAAAGCAGGTTGGAGTCGCACGCGAAATCCCAAGACCACAAACTTGGGCTGAGCGTGTGTTGCGGACACGAGACATCAA TGCCGGCGATCTGGACTCTTTTGTGCCAACAAAGCGGGACAAGCACTTAATCCAAACATTAGCTGCATCAATCAGAACTTATAATTACCATACTAAAGCATACATCAACCAGAGATATGCAAATGTtctttaa
- the LOC132790929 gene encoding huntingtin-interacting protein 1 has product MTTNAEKDFFHLNQSVSKALNGLEAPLKSKHARSAIIIIHKSKEARSFWAVITRQPIMESRFTAWKFCHLLHKVLREGPKCAIQQSLKHSNMILEIGKLWGHLHGDIGNCIKAYSKFLVTKLNFHEKNRMYPGTLLISFADIAHVANGDLNFYFQLCVEIFDYLDDIIALQVAVFSSINTYRISSMTQAGQCRLAPLITLIQDSNPLYDMSVRLMFKLHEKLPNDVLSGHRERFAGIFARLKLFYESVRPLQYFHDLITVPQLPEHSPNFKSQVDFGSYVPPVVHVQSEPDPVVEDLVDTNSGNNIVEQDQILVQRIEVLESMIDDKEDTIRQLKDKLDGSLNHFNGLEQTYKHNIVELQRSNTALCNDLESSKELVANLRMQKDELELQLTNNPILIQKVFEEEEKQKLSSEKFNKLKVMYTQIRDEHISLLRQHGEFTKSLNKEKQANAELSVQIKDLNNEILKKDESIEADKENTAKLLLEIENQKTHSTNLESVGKEMKAKYEAIIQKKESENLEVHSMVNVLKESETELGTVKLVLIEKEQKLAEAESLLIAKDKEIADNLKTYEEKNSELSTKNKVLEETLQKDSEASRGLLVESETKLIEKENALQEAETSLTRLREEKVTLEKLVREVQVSLSSKEREVIENLKAHEEKYSQLSIKHKELEEIHQKDTKDLRGKLSETESRLQQKENALQLTESSLAKVSEEKVSTEKLLSDVQIKLKQREEDLVNASNKNDSLSNLNQQCQNALQMMRNLTIQTVKEMCSSKLTDVIEQPMEGVLKISSKTETLLSKIMSSAQTPNEGNTEKLHDILYLGYYFIELYDQCDMIYKSTTEIEKGQDILNKVRTMCPDLTELFVVVQKDENSSEIKNVGQKIQNKLSELNELVRGLMSNFENSVDLDKLIQTELKEMDIAIEEAATKIIDLLSKSRETDSKIKLEVNEKILEACTSLMESIKILILKSRVLQQEIVSSQKGNATENEFYKRNSQWSEGLISASKSVAKGANYLVEAANNAINSESGQNFELIVAAQEIAACTVQLVMASKVKANLNSPNLSNLTLASRNVTKATGVVVATVKDGNARTEQQQDLEFAKLTPSQLKTMEMEIQVKVLELEQALQTQRLKLSSFRKEHYQKTEY; this is encoded by the exons ATGACAACTAACGCAGAGAAGGACTTTTTTCACTTG AACCAAAGTGTCAGCAAGGCGCTCAATGGGCTGGAGGCTCCATTGAAGTCGAAACATGCTCGCTCAGCTATTATTATCATACACAAATCGAAAGAAGCGCGAAGCTTCTGGGCCGTCATTACACGACAGCCGATTATGGAAAGTCGCTTTACAGCTTGGAAATTCTGCCATCTGCTGCACAAAGTCCTTAGAGAAGGCCCCAAATGTGCGATACAGCAATCCCTGAAGCATTCCAATATGATACTGGAGATTGGCAAATTGTGGGGTCATCTACACGGTGACATTGGTAACTGCATAAAGGCATATAGCAAATTTTTGGTAACCAAACTGAACTTTCACGAGAAGAATCGCATGTATCCTGGAACTCTGCTTATATCGTTTGCTGATATCGCACATGTCGCCAATGGAGATCTAAATTTCTA TTTTCAACTTTGTGTGGAAATCTTCGATTACCTGGATGATATAATTGCTCTACAAGTCGCCGTATTCAGTTCCATTAATACGTATCGCATATCGTCGATGACGCAGGCAGGACAATGTAGATTAGCACCGCTGATAACGCTGATTCAAGATTCCAATCCATTGTACGATATGAGCGTGCGACTTATGTTTAAACTGCACGAAAAGTTGCCCAACGACGTGCTCAGCGGTCATCGAGAACGCTTTGCTGGCATTTTTGCCAGATTAAAATTGTTCTACGAGAGCGTGAGACCATTGCAGTATTTCCATGATCTGATTACAGTTCCACAGTTGCCCGAACATAGTCCGAACTTCAAGTCCCAGGTCGATTTTGGCAGTTATGTTCCCCCTGTTGTCCATGTTCAATCCGAACCAGATCCGGTTGTTGAAGATCTAGTTGATACGAATTCCGGCAATAATATTGTAGAGCAGGATCAAATTCTGGTTCAGCGCATTGAAGTTCTCGAAAGTATGATAGATGATAAGGAGGATACTATACGACAACTGAAGGATAAACTCGATGGAAGCCTGAATCATTTTAATGGATTGGAACAGACGTATAAGCACAATATCGTGGAACTACAAAGGAGTAATACAGCATTGTGTAATGATCTAGAATCATCGAAGGAATTGGTTGCAAATTTGCGGATGCAAAAGGATGAGCTTGAACTGCAATTGACAAATAATCCCATTTTAATTC aAAAAGTATTTGAGGAAGAGGAGAAGCAAAAGTTGTCTTCAGAAAAGTTTAACAAGCTTAAAGTAATGTACACCCAAATCAGAGATGAGCACATAAGTTTACTTCGTCAg CATGGCGAATTTACCAAATCGTTAAATAAAGAGAAGCAAGCGAATGCAGAATTATCAGTGCAGATTAAAGATCTAAACAATGAAATCTTGAAGAAGGACGAAAGTATTGAAGCCGACAAAGAGAATACCGCAAAGCTTTTGctggaaattgaaaatcaaaaaactcATTCGACAAATCTTGAAAGTGTTGGCAAAGAAATGAAGGCTAAATACGAGGCTATAATACAGAAAAAGGAAAGTGAAAATCTTGAGGTACATTCAATGGTAAATGTGCTAAAAGAAAGTGAAACTGAGCTGGGCACTGTTAAATTGGTTCTAATAGAAAAAGAACAAAAGCTAGCAGAAGCAGAAAGTTTGTTGATTGCGAAAGATAAGGAAATTGCCGATAACCTTAAAACgtatgaagaaaaaaactCGGAACTTTCTACCAAAAATAAGGTTTTGGAAGAAACGCTTCAAAAGGATTCCGAAGCTTCTCGAGGTTTATTAGTGGAGAGTGAAACCAAGCTCATAGAAAAGGAAAATGCATTGCAG GAAGCCGAAACTTCTTTAACAAGGTTaagagaagaaaaagtaaCATTGGAGAAACTCGTAAGGGAAGTGCAGGTCTCCTTGAGTTCAAAAGAAAGGGAAGTCATTGAAAATCTAAAGGCACACGAAGAGAAATATAGTCAGCTGTCTATTAAACACAAAGAATTGGAGGAAATTCaccaaaaagatacaaaagacCTGCGCGGGAAGTTGAGTGAAACCGAAAGCAGACTTCAGCAAAAGGAAAATGCTTTACAG ctAACTGAATCATCTTTAGCTAAAGTAAGCGAGGAAAAAGTGTCCACGGAAAAACTCTTAAGCGATGTACAAATTAAGCTAAAGCAACGTGAAGAGGATTTAGTAAATGCATCGAATAAAAATGATTCGCTATCGAACCTGAATCAACAATGTCAGAATGCCTTACAGatgatgaggaatctgacaaTTCAGACTGTGAAAGAAATGTGTTCTTCGAAACTAACCGATGTGATCGAACAGCCTATGGAGGGAGTATTAAAAATCTCCTCAAAGACGGAAACTTTGCTTAGCAAAATAATGTCTTCCGCGCAAACACCAAATGAAGGAAACACCGAAAAGTTGCAcgatattttatatttaggtTACTATTTTATAGAACTGTATGATCAATGCGACATGATCTATAAATCTACCACAGAGATCGAAAAGGGTCAAG atattttaaataaggTTCGCACAATGTGTCCTGACTTAACTgaactgtttgttgttgttcaaaaGGATGAAAATAGTTCGGAAATTAAAAACGTTGgacaaaagatacaaaataaattgtccGAATTGAATGAACTTGTGCGCGGATTAATGAGCAACTTTGAGAATAGCGTGGACTTGGACAAACTTATTCAAACCGAACTGAAAGAAATGGATATTGCTATTGAGGAAGCAGCGACTAAAATTATTGATTTGCTTTCCAAATCGCGTGAGACCGACAGCAAAATAAAACTGGAAGTGAATGAAAAGATTCTGGAGGCTTGCACATCCCTAATGGAATCTATTAAGATATTGATCCTGAAATCCCGTGTGCTGCAACAGGAGATTGTTTCCTCCCAGAAAG GCAATGCTACAGAGAATGAATTCTATAAGCGTAATAGCCAATGGTCTGAGGGTTTGATATCTGCATCCAAGAGCGTGGCTAAAGGTGCCAACTATCTCGTTGAAGCTGCCAATAATGCGATTAACAGTGAATCTGGACAAAATTTCGAACTAATCGTTGCTGCCCAGGAAATTGCTGCTTGCACAGTTCAGCTGGTGATGGCCAGTAAGGTGAAAGCCAATCTCAATAGCCCAAACTTGAGCAACTTGACTCTCGCATCGCGCAACGTAACGAAAGCCActggagttgttgttgcaactgtgAAGGATGGCAATGCAAGAACGGAGCAACAGCAGGATTTGGAGTTTGCGAAGTTAACACCATCACAATTGAAgacaatggaaatggaaatacaAGTGAAAGTATTAGAACTAGAGCAGGCACTTCAAACGCAACGCTTGAAGTTGTCCTCATTCCGGAAGGAGCATTACCAGAAAACAGAGTACTAA
- the LOC132790932 gene encoding LOW QUALITY PROTEIN: protein ABHD18 (The sequence of the model RefSeq protein was modified relative to this genomic sequence to represent the inferred CDS: deleted 1 base in 1 codon), with translation MPPSKLDSLYRRMLITRFFEKGWGKPENLRRVFQFRKIISSRETCYKLVPRDYPVEITKKKKYSDSTLIEGNFMTPLELHLPGVVPEAAQKAYFQLLIPNKWINEEHKPVCIHLAGTGDHFFWRRRNLIAKPLLKDANIGSIILENPFYGLRKPVDQIRSNLHNVSDIFVMGGCLILECLVLLHWCERNGFGPLGITGLSMGGHMASLAATNWPKPLVLVPCLSWSTASAVFTTGVMSQSINWDMLETQYYSDGQFRERLSKMVTIIDDAFAAGQKFIQNFNQSLHELKEDIDDTRKKQCDTVGNNYDTQCNSADKDNSIFLMKSLENKAVNSSNLPLPLKDMLGKNIGNSSELSTCQPESIEDSSALTKLMQYILPSSAHDKTKKIDITKTNWWEREALQFMRGVMDECTHLKNFSVPHDTSLIIAVCARDDAYVPREGCSSLEDIWPGAEVRYLDAGHVSAYVLHQKLFRSCIIEAFERAKKVYGNAKYDDLKAAIK, from the exons ATGCCGCCTAGTAAACTTGATAGCCTTTACCGACGAATGCTCATAACGCGATTCTTTGAGAAGGGATGGGGGAAGCCAGAAAACTTACGTAG AGTATTTCAGTTTCGAAAAATTATTTCCAGTAGAGAAACATGCTACAAGCTAGTACCCCGAGATTATCCCGTGGAGATTaccaagaagaaaaaatactCGGATTCCACATTGATAGAGGGTAATTTTATGACTCCACTGGAGCTACATCTTCCCGGAGTTGTTCCAGAAGCCGCACAA AAAGCTTATTTCCAGTTATTAATTCCCAATAAATGGATTAACGAAGAGCATAAACCAGTCTGTATTCATTTGGCAGGAACTGGAGATCAT TTCTTTTGGCGTCGAAGGAACCTTATTGCTAAACCTTTATTGAAAGATGCCAACATTGGATCTATTATACTGGAAAATCCATTTTATGGTCTCCGAAAACCTGTCGATCAAAT acGATCAAATTTACACAATGTATCTGATATATTTGTTATGGGCGGATGCCTAATACTGGAATGTCTTGTGCTATTGCATTGGTGTGAAAGAAATGGATTTGGTCCTCTTGGTATCACTGGATTATCAATGGGAGGACAT ATGGCATCgttggcagcaacaaattggCCCAAACCTTTAGTTCTTGTTCCTTGTTTATCATGGTCTACTGCATCTGCAGTTTTTACCACT GGAGTGATGAGCCAATCTATTAACTGGGATATGTTGGAAACGCAATATTATTCGGATGGTCAATTTAGAGAACGTCTTTCGAAAATGGTTACTATTATCGATGATGCGTTTGCAGCTGGTCAAAAGTTTATTCAGAATTTTAATCAGTCTCTGCATGAGTTGAAAGAAGACATTGATGATACGAGAAAGAAACAGTGCGATACTGTTGGAAATAACTATGACACCCAATGCAATTCAGCGGATAAGGATAATTCAATATTCCTAATGAAATCGCTTGAAAATAAAGCAGTGAATTCAAGcaatttgccattgccattaaAGGATATGCTTGGTAAAAATATTGGCAACTCTTCAGAACTATCCACATGCCAGCCTGAATCAATCGAAGATAGTTCTGCATTAACGAAACTcatgcaatatattttaccTTCATCCGCACATGACAAGACCAAAAAGATTGATATTACAAAGACAAATTGGTGGGAAAGAGAGGCTCTTCAATTTATGCGTGGAGTGATGGATGAGTGCActcatttgaaaaatttctcAGTGCCACATGATACCTCCCTAATAATAGCAGTTTGTGCTAGAGATGACGCCTATGTTCCACGAGAAGGCTGCTCGAGTCTTGAGGACATATGGCCAGGTGCTGAAGTCAGGTATTTAGATGCTGGCCATGTAAGCGCCTATGTTTTGCACCAAAAACTATTCAG ATCATGTATAATTGAAGCATTTGAGCGAGCTAAAAAGGTTTATGGAAATGCCAAATATGATGATTTGAAAGCggccataaaataa
- the LOC132790934 gene encoding uncharacterized protein LOC132790934: protein MDPAVLILSYGSVSSKEIAESILGELKQPKLITTNIYETTSVDCYKCDIITKYYNTSISLIPFDGKFESVPPEIKKRTEALIIYFEPSDRTFIKNISGLNDFVESNEIQIGFLATTSFSGKTNELNAEDLREHTNVVFDIVTLKEDDEDADDTQGLNYSEILEGLKNCVWSNVKIGSNRNQSADPEELENQLNDFENLLITAQTLRSDPNLSREELLNKAEQLAEVMSAILNDNDSD, encoded by the exons ATGGATCCGGCAGTATTGATTCTATCTTATGGAAGCGTTTCTTCTAAGGAGATTGCTGAAA GTATATTAGGTGAACTGAAGCAGCCCAAATTGATAACAACAAATATCTATGAAACAACATCTGTCGATTGTTATAAATGTGACATTATAaccaaatattataatacCAGCATATCTTTAATTCCCTTTGATGGGAAATTTGAAAGTGTTCCACCAGAAATCAAAAAACGAACTGAAGCTTTAATCATTTACTTTGAGCCATCTGAT agaacttttataaaaaatatttccgGTTTAAATGACTTTGTAGAATCAAACGAAATTCAAATTGGTTTCTTGGCGACAACTTCGTTTTctggcaaaacaaatgaacTGAATGCCGAAGATCTTAGAGAACACACAAATGTAGTATTCGATATTGTTACTTTAAAAGAGGATGACGAGGATGCAGACGACACTCAAGGCTTAAATTATTCAGAAATCCTGGAAGGGCTAAAAAATTGTGTGTGGTCAAACGTAAAAATTG GTTCAAACCGCAATCAATCTGCTGATCCGGAAGAATTGGAAAACCAACTGAAcgattttgaaaatttgcttATTACTGCTCAAACACTTCGTAGCGATCCCAATTTATCGAGGGAAGAATTACTAAATAAAGCCGAGCAATTAGCCGAGGTTATGTCAGCAATATTAAATGATAATGACAGTGATTAA